A single Rhipicephalus microplus isolate Deutch F79 unplaced genomic scaffold, USDA_Rmic scaffold_72, whole genome shotgun sequence DNA region contains:
- the LOC119173910 gene encoding solute carrier family 22 member 13 — MALFCRKRLAALDLDTSDSFDCYDAMGHGLYQQRLFSLSFAFSLYVHCSILVFYLISSDVDHWCRPPADWPLSVAEWRNSAIPLAADGRPSRCTVYKYPGDPNDTDVTTCGHWDYDPKNKKRTVVSTWNLVCKRRFLVAVIQVVQLAGFILLPSIGGYMMDRVGRRPILLLSSAAFIISTCGGCFANTFALYVTIRFFNSACVGTGALASFILAFETTRHEYRTSYGVTVTLLALMISELWYNVVNEFNLEWFLLQAVFLSPTALAFLTFWFADESPRWLIFARNMASAEAVMLAAAKMNNVPLPITSCLLNAVKAEVLKADERAGTSPVPTENSWANYIPTRALFMFGAYFSVTFTYLVLLQSSVQQSTQTWTRWLSLPSNMLTTLFAYKFIGRVPPLELLIWCFAILGSLVCLLSLTLGDPTGVLAQVFYIPAKAIALAMTVLAGICVCEVFPTPVRATALSWSFAVGRMGGVCGTIAAGLKVIGREDLALAISASMMFLSLAALIRMPGKNTGPTINIRRISASCSQSLDHMKMTLEPLDYRKPEKRRYSHERKKSHSSSLSRRRHSFWDA; from the coding sequence ATGGCGCTTTTCTGTCGAAAACGCTTGGCTGCTCTGGACCTGGACACCAGCGATTCATTCGACTGCTATGATGCGATGGGGCACGGCCTCTACCAGCAGCGcctgttttctctctctttcgccTTCTCGCTGTATGTTCACTGCAGCATACTGGTCTTCTACCTCATATCGAGTGACGTGGACCACTGGTGCCGACCGCCGGCCGACTGGCCTCTGTCTGTCGCCGAATGGAGGAACTCGGCCATCCCTCTGGCAGCTGATGGCAGGCCCAGCCGGTGCACTGTCTACAAGTATCCGGGTGACCCGAACGACACCGACGTTACAACTTGCGGCCACTGGGACTACGATCCGAAGAACAAGAAAAGGACGGTCGTGAGCACCTGGAACCTGGTCTGCAAACGGCGATTTCTCGTCGCGGTCATACAGGTCGTGCAGCTCGCGGGTTTCATCTTGCTGCCCAGCATTGGCGGCTACATGATGGACCGCGTCGGCCGCCGACCAATACTCTTGCTGTCCTCCGCCGCGTTCATTATCAGCACTTGCGGAGGTTGCTTTGCCAACACGTTCGCCCTGTACGTGACCATCAGGTTCTTTAACAGCGCCTGCGTTGGCACGGGCGCCCTAGCGTCCTTCATACTGGCGTTCGAGACAACCAGACACGAATACCGAACATCGTATGGCGTTACGGTCACCCTGTTGGCCCTCATGATCAGTGAGCTGTGGTACAACGTGGTCAACGAATTCAATCTGGAATGGTTCCTGCTTCAAGCGGTGTTCCTTTCACCCACGGCCTTGGCATTCCTCACTTTCTGGTTTGCCGACGAGTCTCCACGATGGCTCATCTTCGCCAGGAACATGGCCTCGGCGGAAGCGGTGATGCTCGCGGCCGCCAAAATGAACAACGTGCCGCTGCCCATCACCTCCTGCCTGTTGAACGCCGTAAAGGCTGAGGTGCTAAAGGCCGATGAGCGTGCCGGGACGTCGCCCGTGCCTACCGAGAACTCGTGGGCGAACTACATACCCACTCGAGCACTCTTCATGTTCGGCGCGTACTTCTCCGTCACGTTCACCTACCTCGTGCTGCTCCAGTCGTCTGTGCAGCAGAGTACGCAGACGTGGACCCGCTGGTTGTCGCTACCCAGCAACATGCTGACAACTCTGTTCGCGTACAAGTTCATAGGCCGGGTACCTCCTTTGGAGTTACTCATATGGTGCTTCGCCATTCTCGGCAGCCTCGTATGCCTGCTCAGCCTGACCTTGGGAGATCCTACGGGTGTCCTCGCCCAGGTGTTCTACATCCCAGCCAAGGCCATCGCGCTGGCCATGACCGTCCTGGCTGGCATATGCGTGTGCGAGGTGTTCCCGACACCTGTGCGCGCGACTGCGCTGAGCTGGTCGTTTGCCGTCGGCCGAATGGGAGGCGTGTGTGGGACGATCGCGGCGGGGCTGAAGGTCATCGGTCGTGAGGACCTCGCCCTGGCCATTTCTGCGAGCATGATGTTCCTCTCGCTGGCGGCGCTCATTCGAATGCCTGGCAAAAACACGGGGCCTACTATCAACATACGCCGGATATCCGCCTCGTGCAGCCAAAGCTTGGACCACATGAAGATGACGCTGGAGCCACTGGATTACCGGAAGCCTGAGAAAAGGCGATATAGTCACGAGCGGAAAAAGTCCCACTCTTCGAGCTTGTCCCGAAGGCGCCATTCCTTTTGGGATGCATAG